A window of Nitrospira sp. SG-bin1 contains these coding sequences:
- a CDS encoding 3-isopropylmalate dehydrogenase yields MEPRPADQTSSPQADVVSTSYIPADKDIEFLQRDELRSVRLGLELLKPELIQREEGIRSTIVVFGSARLHEPAAAKEALLFAEAEMARTPNDPACRQKVAIATRQLALSKYYDISREFGRLVSSTCQVGGLCDYVIMTGGGPGIMEAANRGAADVSAKSIGLNITLPHEQHPNPYITPTLNFQFRYFAIRKMHFLIRAKALVAFPGGFGTLDELFETLTLLQTGKTDRVVVVLVGREFWERLINWSLLADHGLISQQDLQLFHYAETAQEAWDLIARHNGVTTT; encoded by the coding sequence ATGGAGCCACGACCTGCTGATCAGACGTCTTCACCGCAGGCTGACGTCGTGTCGACTTCCTATATTCCGGCTGACAAAGACATCGAATTCCTCCAGCGAGATGAGTTGCGTTCGGTTCGTCTTGGGCTTGAGCTTTTGAAGCCGGAATTGATTCAGCGAGAAGAAGGTATCCGGTCGACCATCGTCGTCTTTGGAAGTGCCAGGCTCCATGAGCCGGCCGCAGCAAAAGAGGCGCTTCTTTTCGCCGAAGCTGAAATGGCTCGTACTCCCAACGATCCGGCGTGCCGCCAGAAAGTGGCCATCGCCACCCGACAGCTGGCCCTCTCGAAGTACTATGACATCTCCAGAGAGTTCGGACGATTGGTTTCATCAACGTGCCAAGTCGGCGGTCTTTGCGACTACGTCATCATGACGGGTGGAGGTCCCGGCATTATGGAAGCCGCCAACCGCGGTGCGGCGGATGTGAGTGCGAAATCGATCGGTCTGAACATTACCCTCCCTCACGAGCAGCATCCCAATCCTTATATTACGCCGACTCTCAACTTCCAATTTCGCTATTTTGCGATCAGGAAAATGCATTTTCTGATCCGCGCGAAAGCGCTTGTCGCCTTCCCTGGCGGGTTCGGCACCCTCGACGAACTGTTCGAAACATTGACCCTCCTGCAAACGGGAAAAACCGACCGAGTGGTCGTCGTCCTGGTCGGCCGGGAGTTTTGGGAGCGCCTGATCAACTGGTCGCTCCTCGCGGATCATGGCCTGATTTCACAGCAGGACCTCCAGCTTTTCCATTACGCTGAAACCGCCCAAGAAGCCTGGGATCTGATTGCACGGCACAATGGAGTCACCACCACATGA
- a CDS encoding GCN5 family acetyltransferase: MFNTAMAMETERRRLDAVRLREGAIALLDSPQYGFYILAERQGGTRSEPVGQLMVTYEWSDWRNGIFWWIQSVYVEPDRRGVGIFRAMYDHIHAKARAERRVCGIRLYVERENRRAQTVYQRVGLTPSVYTVFEQDFVLGHQLE, encoded by the coding sequence ATGTTCAATACCGCCATGGCAATGGAAACGGAACGGCGCCGGCTGGATGCTGTGCGTCTTCGTGAAGGAGCTATAGCGTTATTAGATAGTCCTCAGTATGGATTTTATATTCTCGCCGAACGTCAAGGAGGCACGAGGTCTGAGCCGGTCGGCCAACTCATGGTTACGTACGAATGGAGCGACTGGCGGAACGGAATATTTTGGTGGATCCAGAGCGTGTATGTCGAACCTGACCGGCGAGGCGTGGGTATTTTTCGGGCGATGTACGATCATATCCATGCCAAAGCCAGAGCTGAACGCCGGGTGTGTGGTATCAGATTGTACGTGGAGCGGGAGAACCGGAGGGCTCAAACCGTGTACCAACGCGTAGGACTCACACCGTCAGTTTACACGGTATTCGAACAAGATTTCGTCCTTGGACATCAGCTAGAATAA